A stretch of Arachis hypogaea cultivar Tifrunner chromosome 15, arahy.Tifrunner.gnm2.J5K5, whole genome shotgun sequence DNA encodes these proteins:
- the LOC112750390 gene encoding alpha/beta hydrolase domain-containing protein VTE7 isoform X2: MVFSASVGSVALPPLSVRVSAKRWSSVVVAAAHEPFPSFLPKLIDRIHDPFARRLALRIQRLPVPVRFSENPIMSSCVKPLIQKKETPIVLLHGFDSSCMEWRYAYPLLEESGFETWAIDILGWGFSDLEKLPACDVVSKREHFYQFWKSYIKRPMILVGPSLGSAVAVDFTVNYPEAVEKLVLIDASVYAEGTGKLATLPKAVAYAGVYLLKSLPLRLYANYLTFYNVSFSTSLDCTNVGRLHCLMPWWDDATVGFMTSGGYNVSSLIEKVKQKTLIIWGENDRIISNKLAVQLHCELPDAVIRQIPNCGHIPHLEKPSSVVKLIVEFVQREAKKLDKCVTQV, from the exons ATGGTGTTTTCTGCGTCTGTTGGGTCTGTAGCATTGCCCCCTCTGAGTGTGAGAGTGAGTGCGAAGAGGTGGAGTAGTGTGGTGGTTGCTGCTGCTCATGAACCCTTCCCTTCCTTTCTTCCTAAGCTCATTGACAGAATCCATGATCCCTTCGCTCGTAGACTCGCCTTGCGAATTCAGAGGCTCCCTGTTCCT GTTAGGTTCTCAGAAAATCCCATCATGAGTAGTTGTGTTAAGCCACTTATACAAAAGAAGGAAACTCCAATTGTTCTTCTACATGGCTTTGACAG CTCATGTATGGAATGGAGATATGCCTATCCACTGTTGGAAGAATCAGGTTTTGAGACTTGGGCCATCGACATTCTTGGTTGGGGTTTCTCTGATTTAG AAAAACTTCCCGCTTGTGACGTGGTATCAAAGCGTGAGCATTTCTATCAG TTTTGGAAATCCTACATCAAAAGGCCAATGATATTGGTTGGACCAAGCCTTGGATCTGCTGTCGCTGTTGACTTTACAGTCAATTATCCAGAAGCT GTGGAAAAGCTTGTTCTCATTGATGCTAGTGTATATGCAGAGGGAACAGGAAAGCTAGCAACGTTGCCAAAAGCTGTTGCTTATGCCGGG GTGTATTTATTGAAGAGCCTGCCGTTACGCCTATATGCTAACTATTTGACCTTTTACAATGTGTCATTCAGTACCAGCCTTGATTGTACTAAT GTCGGTCGCTTGCACTGTTTGATGCCTTGGTGGGATGATGCTACGGTTGGTTTCATGACTAGTGGCGGTTACAATGTTTCTTCCTTAATAGAAAAG GTGAAACAGAAAACACTCATCATTTGGGGTGAAAACGACCGCATCATCAGCAACAAGCTTGCAGTG CAACTACACTGCGAACTACCTGATGCAGTGATACGCCAAATACCAAACTGCGGCCACATTCCTCATCTGGAGAAGCCAAGTTCTGTTGTCAAATTAATTGTTGAATTTGTTCAGAGAGAGGCCAAGAAATTAGACAAATGTGTTACACAAGTATGA
- the LOC112750390 gene encoding alpha/beta hydrolase domain-containing protein VTE7 isoform X1, with the protein MVFSASVGSVALPPLSVRVSAKRWSSVVVAAAHEPFPSFLPKLIDRIHDPFARRLALRIQRLPVPVRFSENPIMSSCVKPLIQKKETPIVLLHGFDSSCMEWRYAYPLLEESGFETWAIDILGWGFSDLEKLPACDVVSKREHFYQFWKSYIKRPMILVGPSLGSAVAVDFTVNYPEAFNFFQVEKLVLIDASVYAEGTGKLATLPKAVAYAGVYLLKSLPLRLYANYLTFYNVSFSTSLDCTNVGRLHCLMPWWDDATVGFMTSGGYNVSSLIEKVKQKTLIIWGENDRIISNKLAVQLHCELPDAVIRQIPNCGHIPHLEKPSSVVKLIVEFVQREAKKLDKCVTQV; encoded by the exons ATGGTGTTTTCTGCGTCTGTTGGGTCTGTAGCATTGCCCCCTCTGAGTGTGAGAGTGAGTGCGAAGAGGTGGAGTAGTGTGGTGGTTGCTGCTGCTCATGAACCCTTCCCTTCCTTTCTTCCTAAGCTCATTGACAGAATCCATGATCCCTTCGCTCGTAGACTCGCCTTGCGAATTCAGAGGCTCCCTGTTCCT GTTAGGTTCTCAGAAAATCCCATCATGAGTAGTTGTGTTAAGCCACTTATACAAAAGAAGGAAACTCCAATTGTTCTTCTACATGGCTTTGACAG CTCATGTATGGAATGGAGATATGCCTATCCACTGTTGGAAGAATCAGGTTTTGAGACTTGGGCCATCGACATTCTTGGTTGGGGTTTCTCTGATTTAG AAAAACTTCCCGCTTGTGACGTGGTATCAAAGCGTGAGCATTTCTATCAG TTTTGGAAATCCTACATCAAAAGGCCAATGATATTGGTTGGACCAAGCCTTGGATCTGCTGTCGCTGTTGACTTTACAGTCAATTATCCAGAAGCT TTCAATTTTTTTCAGGTGGAAAAGCTTGTTCTCATTGATGCTAGTGTATATGCAGAGGGAACAGGAAAGCTAGCAACGTTGCCAAAAGCTGTTGCTTATGCCGGG GTGTATTTATTGAAGAGCCTGCCGTTACGCCTATATGCTAACTATTTGACCTTTTACAATGTGTCATTCAGTACCAGCCTTGATTGTACTAAT GTCGGTCGCTTGCACTGTTTGATGCCTTGGTGGGATGATGCTACGGTTGGTTTCATGACTAGTGGCGGTTACAATGTTTCTTCCTTAATAGAAAAG GTGAAACAGAAAACACTCATCATTTGGGGTGAAAACGACCGCATCATCAGCAACAAGCTTGCAGTG CAACTACACTGCGAACTACCTGATGCAGTGATACGCCAAATACCAAACTGCGGCCACATTCCTCATCTGGAGAAGCCAAGTTCTGTTGTCAAATTAATTGTTGAATTTGTTCAGAGAGAGGCCAAGAAATTAGACAAATGTGTTACACAAGTATGA